Within Flagellimonas maritima, the genomic segment ATTTGCTATGAACAGTATGTACTTCACCGAAGAACATCAACTTTTTAGGGAAAGCCTAAAGGATTTTTTACAAAAAGAAGTGGTACCCCATATAGAAAAATGGGAAGAAACCGGAACTATTGAAAGGTTTATCTGGAAGAAATTCGCTGATATGGGCTATTTTGGTCTTGCGACTCCTGAATCTTTCGATGGATTGGGACTTGATCTATTCTATACCGTAATTTTATTGGAAGAACTACAGAAGATAAATTCCGGAGGCTTTGCGGCAGCAATTTGGGCGCACGTATATCTGGCGATGACCCATTTAAATAAAAATGGAAACGATATTCAAAAAAAAGCATATCTCATCCCAAGTGTTCATGGTGAAAAAATAGGAAGCTTGGGAGTGACAGAACCATTTGGCGGTAGCGATGTTGCGGGAATGAGAACCACGGCAACACGTGAAGGGGACTCATACATCATTAATGGCTCTAAAACATTCATTACCAATGGTGTTTATGGAGATTACATTATTCTCGCCGCCAAAACCGAACCTTCTGCAGGCAATAAGGGCATCAGTATATTTATTGTTGATCTGGACAGCGAAGGAGTATCGGCCAATAAGCTTAACAAACTTGGATGGCGGGCTTCCGATACAGCTGAGCTCGCATTTGATAACGTAGTGGTTCCAGCATCAAACTTAATGGGCGAAGAAGGAAAAGGATTTACTTTTATTATGGAAGCTTTCGCTCTAGAGCGTCTAATTATGGGAATAAATGCGCACGCAAGAGCTGAGCACGCGTTGGATTATACATTACAATACATGTCTGAAAGGGAGACATTTGGAAAAACCATAGATCAATACCAAGCCTTGCGTCACAGATTAGTGGACCTACATGCCGATATGGATGTTTGTAGAGAATATAATTATGCCGTTACCGCTAAAATGGATAAGGGCGATTATGTAGTGCGAGAGGCTACGATTTCAAAACTTAAGTCCACCAAAATGGCAGATGAAGTTATTTATAATTGCCTTCAATTTTTAGGAGGCTATGGATATATTGAGGATTATCCTTTAGCACGTATGCTAAGGGACAGTAGGCTCGGTCCAATTGGTGGAGGAACTTCTGAAATCTTGCGCGAGATAATTGCGAAGATAATCATAGATAAGAAAGAGTACCGAGCGCCAAGCGAATAACAAATATTTGATATATAAAATATTTTGCAATTATACTTTTTTGGATTGATTTCATTTGTATATTTGCACCCTCGTTCTCGAACGAGATATAATTTTAAAGAAAGGAGGTTGTAGCCAATGTTAATAATACCAGTAAAAGAAGGAGAAAA encodes:
- a CDS encoding acyl-CoA dehydrogenase family protein — its product is MNSMYFTEEHQLFRESLKDFLQKEVVPHIEKWEETGTIERFIWKKFADMGYFGLATPESFDGLGLDLFYTVILLEELQKINSGGFAAAIWAHVYLAMTHLNKNGNDIQKKAYLIPSVHGEKIGSLGVTEPFGGSDVAGMRTTATREGDSYIINGSKTFITNGVYGDYIILAAKTEPSAGNKGISIFIVDLDSEGVSANKLNKLGWRASDTAELAFDNVVVPASNLMGEEGKGFTFIMEAFALERLIMGINAHARAEHALDYTLQYMSERETFGKTIDQYQALRHRLVDLHADMDVCREYNYAVTAKMDKGDYVVREATISKLKSTKMADEVIYNCLQFLGGYGYIEDYPLARMLRDSRLGPIGGGTSEILREIIAKIIIDKKEYRAPSE